Within the Thermococcus sp. CX2 genome, the region TATGCTGAGATAGTTGAGGAGCGCAAGATATCCGGCGACAGCATGATCTTCGTTGAGGGCTGCAAGAACCCGAAGGCCGTCACCATCCTCATCCGCGGTGGAACCGAGCACGTCATCGATGAGGTTGAGAGGGCCCTTGAGGACGCCATCAAGGTCGTCAAGGACGTCATGGAGGACGGAGCAGTTCTCCCGGCCGGAGGTGCCGGCGAGATAGAGCTCGCCATCAGGCTCGACGAGTACGCCAAGCAGGTCGGCGGCAAGGAGGCCCTTGCCATCGAGAACTTCGCAGATGCGCTCAAGATAATCCCGAAGACCCTCGCCGAGAACGCAGGTCTCGACACCGTCGAGATGCTCGTCAAGGTCATCAGCGAGCACAAGAACAAGGGTAAGAACATAGGCATAGACATCTTCGAGGGCGGGCCTGCTGACATGATCGAGAGGGGCATCATCGAGCCGCTCCGCGTCAAGAAGCAGGCCATCAAGAGCGCCAGCGAGGCGGCAATAATGATACTCCGCATAGATGACGTCATCGCTGCCAAGCTCAGCAAGCCGGAAGGCGGAGAGGGCGGAATGCCCGGCGGAATGGGCGGCATGGAAATGGGCATGTGAGCCCCTTTCTATTTCATTTCTCTTTTGCAGGGCTTTCAGAAAGGTCTCCTTGGTTCGTCCCAGGCTTCTGCATTATTCTAGACTATGTGATTATGCTATTCGGTAATTACAGAATCGACAGGCATTTAAGCGTTCGGGCGAACTCTTAAGCGGTGATACCTATGAAGGCTGTTAAAGCCACCATTCTCTACGATGGTCTGGGCAACGTCCAGAAAGACGTATACGTAGTCTTCGACAAGGAGATTAAGGAGATAACGAAGGAGAAGCCCAAGGAGGCCGAAGTGATAGCGGAGGGCGTTGTAACCCCTGCATTCATCGATGGCCACAGCCACATAGGAATGGGCCGTTACGGCGAGCCCTACCAGGAAGGCGAGACCAACGAGCAGATGGATGCAGTCCTTCCGCTCGTTGATGCGCTCTACTCCATCTACATGGACGACAAGGCCTTCAAGCACTCGATCGAGTTTGGCGTTCTGTATTCGTCCGTCCTGCCGGGCAGCGGGAACATCATTGGCGGAAGGGCCGTTCTCATCAAGAACTACGGCAGAGACATAGAGGATGCCTTCATGAAGTACGTCGGTGTCAAAGCTGCCTTCGGCTACAACCCGCGCTCGACCACGAACTGGAAGGGAACAAGGCCAAGCACGAGGATGGGTGCCATAGGTATTCTCCTTGACTGGCTCATAAAGACGCAGAAGACGATAGCTTTGCTCGAGAAGGGCAAGAAAGAACCGGAAGAGATAGAGCCAACGGTTGAGGCACTAATCCCGGTCCTTAAGGGAGAGGTTCCACTCAGGGTTCATGTGCATAAGGAAGATGACATCGCCGCCCTGCTGATGATAAAGCGGAAGTTTGGGCTTAAGATAACCATCGAGCACGCCTGCGACGTCCACAGCAGGGAAACCTTCGAGAAGATAAAGAAAGAAGGCGTGCCACTCGTCTACGGCCCCTTTGATTCCCTGCCCTACAAGGTCGAGCTGAAGCACGAGGACTGGAAGAACGCCAGATACCTGCTCGAGGTCAAGCCGCTCTTTGGGCTGATGAGCGACCACCCAGTTACGCTCCAGGCCAACCTCTACCTCCAGCTCAGGCACTTCATAAGGCTCGGCATGAGCAAGGAAGAGGCGATAAAGATCATAACCCACAACAACGCGAAAATCCTCGGCGTTGACGACAAGCTCGGAAGCATAGAGAAGGGCAAGTGGGCCTCGCTGGTTGTCTGGAACGGCGATCCGTTCCACATGGAGAACTACCCGACGCACGTCTTCGCGGAGGGAGAGCTTATTCACGAGGCGGATTGGTGAGTTTTCTTTTTCCTAATTTTGAAGAAATGAGAAGAAAGGCCTTCAGCTCAAACTAAAGTCAAATCCCCTCGCGAAGGTGTAGGCTTCTCTAAGCTCTGGCCTCTCCTTGAGGAAGCGGAGGATGTACTGGCCGCAGTTCGAGCCGATGAGGTTCTCCCTCGTGTCACCTACCGATATAATGACGTCGTAGCCGAGCCTCTTTAAATCGTCCACGAACTTCCTGTGCTTTATCGGAAGGCCCGTCTCAAGGTCAACGTCGTTGGTGAGCTTATTCTTTAGCACGCTCACCGTCGGGTTGAGCGGCGTTATCTTGATGAGGAAGTATTCCTTCGGGAAGTACTCGGCTATGACCTCTGTATCGGCCTCGTTCTCCCTCGCTAAGGCGAAGTTGAGCGTAATCTTCTTGCCGCCCTCGTCGTAGAAGGCCTTTCCGTACTCGGATATCCTCTCGAAGTCCCACTTCCTTATCGGGATTATCTCGTCCCTCTGCTTCGGATTGGTGGAGTGTATCGAGAACTGGAGCTGGAAGTTGGTTGGAAACATCTTCTTCTTGAGCTCGAGGAGGGCCTCGAAGAACTTATCGGTTCCTATCGGGGCAACGGTGGAGAGCGACGGGTGGAAGTTCTCGTAGCGCTCGCCCAAAATGCGCATCGCCTCTATGACGGCCATGTTGAAGCTCGGCTCGCCCATGCGCGCGAACTGCACCTTGAACTTCCTGGTTTTCGGCTTCCCGTTCCAGCGCTTGCTTATCGGATACTCAATCTGCTCGAGGAGCTCATCAACTGTAAGTCTGCCCTTGTAGAAGAAGCCAGCGTCGCACATCTTACAGCCCACGGGGCAGCCGTTGAGCGATGAAACTATGAGCACCCACTTTTCTTGCGGATTGTAGGTCGGAACCGACTCCACAAACTCCACTATGTTGCCCTTCGAAGTTTTTCCGATGTAAACGACCGCAACGTTCGGGTCGCCAACCTCACTCAGTATCTCCATATCTTTCCCTCCTCCATATGATCATGGCGGTCTTTATGCCGTCGGCTATGCTCAGGGCGGTCTGCCTGTAAATCCCGTTCTTCACGTCGCCGACGAGGAAAAGGTTATCATCCTCAATCTCTTCGACGAGCTCGACGTTGGGAACCCTGCCTATCGCGCCGAGCACCAAATCAACCTCAAAATCGCCAGCGCTGGTCTTGGCTAAAAGCTTTTCTCCCCGCTCGATTTCCCGGAGCTGTCCCCGGAGAGTTGTTATGTTCGGCCTCTCAGAGACGAGCTTCTGGAGATAAGGCAATGCTTTGGGCTCGCTCCTCATGAGAATTATTACCT harbors:
- a CDS encoding amidohydrolase; this encodes MKAVKATILYDGLGNVQKDVYVVFDKEIKEITKEKPKEAEVIAEGVVTPAFIDGHSHIGMGRYGEPYQEGETNEQMDAVLPLVDALYSIYMDDKAFKHSIEFGVLYSSVLPGSGNIIGGRAVLIKNYGRDIEDAFMKYVGVKAAFGYNPRSTTNWKGTRPSTRMGAIGILLDWLIKTQKTIALLEKGKKEPEEIEPTVEALIPVLKGEVPLRVHVHKEDDIAALLMIKRKFGLKITIEHACDVHSRETFEKIKKEGVPLVYGPFDSLPYKVELKHEDWKNARYLLEVKPLFGLMSDHPVTLQANLYLQLRHFIRLGMSKEEAIKIITHNNAKILGVDDKLGSIEKGKWASLVVWNGDPFHMENYPTHVFAEGELIHEADW
- a CDS encoding radical SAM protein, coding for MEILSEVGDPNVAVVYIGKTSKGNIVEFVESVPTYNPQEKWVLIVSSLNGCPVGCKMCDAGFFYKGRLTVDELLEQIEYPISKRWNGKPKTRKFKVQFARMGEPSFNMAVIEAMRILGERYENFHPSLSTVAPIGTDKFFEALLELKKKMFPTNFQLQFSIHSTNPKQRDEIIPIRKWDFERISEYGKAFYDEGGKKITLNFALARENEADTEVIAEYFPKEYFLIKITPLNPTVSVLKNKLTNDVDLETGLPIKHRKFVDDLKRLGYDVIISVGDTRENLIGSNCGQYILRFLKERPELREAYTFARGFDFSLS